A part of Oncorhynchus clarkii lewisi isolate Uvic-CL-2024 chromosome 17, UVic_Ocla_1.0, whole genome shotgun sequence genomic DNA contains:
- the LOC139371344 gene encoding glutathione peroxidase 1-like has protein sequence MNELHSQYSEKGLVVLGVPCNQFGHQENCKNDEILRSLKYIRPGNGFEPKFPLFEKMDVNGKDAHPLFVYLKDKLPFPSDDTMALMSDPKFIMWSPVCRNDISWNFEKFLVSPDGDPYKRYSRRFLTSDIEADIKELLNVK, from the exons ATGAACGAGCTCCATTCGCAGTATTCTGAAAAGGGGCTCGTGGTTCTTGGGGTGCCCTGCAACCAGTTTGGCCATCAG GAGAATTGTAAgaatgatgagatcctgaggtcccTGAAGTATATCCGTCCAGGAAATGGCTTTGAGCCCAAATTTCCACTTTTTGAGAAGATGGATGTGAATGGGAAGGATGCCCACCCCTTGTTTGTGTATCTCAAGGATAAATTGCCATTCCCCTCCGATGACACCATGGCCCTCATGAGCGACCCCAAGTTCATCATGTGGAGCCCTGTCTGCAGGAATGACATCTCCTGGAACTTTGAAAAGTTCCTGGTCAGTCCTGATGGAGATCCTTACAAGCGCTACAGCAGAAGGTTCCTGACCAGTGACATTGAGGCAGATATTAAGGAGCTACTCAATGTGAAATAA